The DNA window GCAGCTAAGGTATAAAAAATTTGACACGAAACACATGGCTTTGAATGATGGTATTCCTTGCAAATTTGACCTTAAATTTTAGGTTACATTTGATCTTCGAATTTTGACTTGCAACCGTATTTATATATAGTAGCATAAAacttttcattttatttgtgccTTACTTGTATAGTTTTGTTAAGCCTAACATTTCCTCTTAATTCATGTGGTACACAGGAAAAGCCCGATTTGTTTCAATTTGTTCCAAACGAGAGACAGGTTAGAGCGTTACGAATTTTTCCGTGACAAAACCTGATAAAAAAAACCTTCAAATGACAAGTTTGCTATCTTGGTCTGATTTCCCATCATTCACTTCCGTCAGGTGAAGGAAGCCAATAAACTTTTGAAGACCTTACCTAATGGTGATGGGAAAAAGAAAATGGTTGGTGTTCCTGTTTTTAGTGCTCAAAACTTGGATATAGCCATAGCAACAAACGATGGTATCAAGTGGTGAGTTAATTGATACGTACTATATGTGTTGATTTGGTGAATTTCTTGAGGAATTTCTGGTATTCGCAACTCATGGTAGCTTTATTCAGTCAAATTCGTCATTTTATTCCTCTCTCTTTTTGTGATACTCATGATGCTTATTTTATAGGTACACTCCGTACTTTTTCAACAAAACCATGCTCGATAACATTCTTGAAGAATCGGTAGATCAGCATTTCCATGCGTTAATTCAGACACGGAATTTACAACGCCGACGAGACATTGGTGATGACAACCTCTCTGCCGAAGCTATTGAAGAGATGGGAGAGAGCAATTTGGAGCCTTTAGAGGTACAAATATTCCTGTCTACCGTTGTGTACTGCTTAAAACAATCAAAATTACATTCTGAAAAGATTTTGATGCATGTTTCTAGTTTATGTTAAATTTTCCCTGCTTTTGATAGGTTCAGGAAGTTCTGGATGAGATGGGCCATTCAGGTATACCATTGAGTGTCGTATCAAAGGCTGCCGAGATTCAACTTCTTTACGCCGTAGACCGAGTTCTTCTTGGGAATAGATGGTTGCGGAAAGCCACTGGAATTCAACCCAAATTCCCTTATATGGTCGACTCATTTGAGAAAAAGTACTTTCTTACCattcaacaattttttttcGCAAGGATATTGCATTTTCCTTATGAGTTTATCCTGCTAATTATACAAATATATTTTGCAGGAGTGCAGCTTCTTTTTTGAGAGCTAAAGAACCATGTAACCTAATATCCAATTCTAATTTCGGGGATGAAACTCAACTTCCGAGCCCGACATCATCATCTAATGCTGATGGTAAACAAGCACTTCTCCGTGATTGCCAGTTCCCTTTTGGAGATTGGTTTAATCACCCCTGGTTGAAGCAACACAACCAGCAAAGCATAGTCAATTCAAGGTTTTCACCATTCTCCTCTTCAAAtcaattttcttttttcttaCGATTTTCAAGATTACGGCTTTTACGTGCAGAAATGGGAACTCTACAAAGAAAGACGAAGGAAAATCGCCTTTCCTTCCCAAGATCACGATGGTGGGTGTCTCGACGGTAGAGCCAGGGAAGATGAACAAAGCCACTTTGAGAAAGACCATGGATGATCTAACAAAAGAACTAGAA is part of the Primulina eburnea isolate SZY01 chromosome 1, ASM2296580v1, whole genome shotgun sequence genome and encodes:
- the LOC140826103 gene encoding uncharacterized protein — protein: MASAGDRRRSSATHLPRFLHTAATNLSSFITPKPAYLPPRSSKIHLPLLLPDSPISLVSQSDSAQPDSLSSAESRETPFSSSPAIESSPSSNAGSGFPSTVRISAGRGGGPAFVGQVFSMCDLSGTGLMAVSTHFDLPFISRRTPEWLKKMFAAVTKGERNGPVFRFFMDLGDAVSYVKQLNIPSGVVGACRLDIAYEHFKEKPDLFQFVPNERQVKEANKLLKTLPNGDGKKKMVGVPVFSAQNLDIAIATNDGIKWYTPYFFNKTMLDNILEESVDQHFHALIQTRNLQRRRDIGDDNLSAEAIEEMGESNLEPLEVQEVLDEMGHSGIPLSVVSKAAEIQLLYAVDRVLLGNRWLRKATGIQPKFPYMVDSFEKKSAASFLRAKEPCNLISNSNFGDETQLPSPTSSSNADGKQALLRDCQFPFGDWFNHPWLKQHNQQSIVNSRNGNSTKKDEGKSPFLPKITMVGVSTVEPGKMNKATLRKTMDDLTKELERVEQETNHSSSVSDKDNFDRRDPLFVANVGDHYSGSPRTGSVRWVRGGSD